The proteins below come from a single Actinomycetota bacterium genomic window:
- the sepH gene encoding septation protein SepH: MIKLRVVGSSNDLENLILTSRKQGRRGSHVVPIDEKMFRTLEDVVRKRRAKQKGEQPARRVSADSKLAPRDVQRLLRAGKPVEQVAKQAGVDVAWIERFLGPVLDERAVAIRDSQNARLEKPRLGLSSLPLGEAVARNLRARRVRISDDELKAAWDASRSDSQPWVISLTFPYRGKEQRAVWRFDPRTGEVSAGNRLGSDVGWVADSRRPAAPSSASRPRPAAKRPAAKKTAAKKAPARKSAATKRRAAPKRKVAKKTTARRRTPARRRTTTKRRTPAKRRATPKRRTTTKRAAPKRRAPARKAAPKRRAPVKRRTTARRASKRGRR, encoded by the coding sequence TTGATCAAGCTTCGGGTGGTCGGCTCCTCGAACGACCTCGAGAACCTCATCCTCACCTCGCGCAAGCAAGGCCGCCGGGGGAGCCACGTCGTTCCGATCGACGAGAAGATGTTCCGAACGCTCGAGGACGTCGTTCGGAAGCGCCGCGCCAAGCAGAAGGGCGAACAGCCGGCCCGGCGGGTCTCGGCCGATTCCAAGCTGGCGCCTCGCGACGTGCAGCGGCTCCTGCGTGCCGGGAAACCGGTCGAACAGGTCGCGAAGCAGGCCGGGGTGGACGTCGCCTGGATCGAACGCTTCCTGGGGCCGGTTCTCGATGAACGGGCCGTCGCGATCCGGGACTCACAGAACGCGCGGCTCGAGAAGCCGCGCCTGGGCCTGTCGAGCCTCCCGCTCGGGGAGGCGGTCGCACGCAACCTGCGCGCTCGCCGGGTCCGGATATCCGACGACGAGCTCAAGGCCGCTTGGGATGCGTCGCGCTCCGACTCGCAGCCGTGGGTGATCTCGCTGACGTTCCCGTACCGGGGGAAGGAGCAGCGCGCTGTGTGGCGATTCGACCCGCGGACGGGCGAGGTCTCTGCGGGGAACCGGCTCGGAAGCGATGTCGGCTGGGTCGCGGACTCGCGACGCCCGGCCGCTCCGTCGAGCGCTTCGCGTCCTCGCCCGGCTGCGAAGCGGCCCGCGGCAAAGAAGACAGCCGCGAAGAAAGCCCCCGCGAGGAAGTCCGCCGCGACGAAGCGGCGCGCGGCGCCGAAGCGCAAGGTCGCGAAGAAGACGACGGCGAGGCGGCGCACGCCCGCGAGGCGGCGAACGACCACCAAGCGGCGGACGCCCGCAAAGCGGCGCGCAACCCCGAAACGGCGGACGACCACCAAGCGCGCGGCACCGAAGCGGCGCGCACCGGCCCGGAAGGCCGCTCCCAAGCGCCGGGCGCCGGTGAAGCGGCGGACCACAGCACGGCGGGCTTCGAAGCGCGGCAGGCGCTAG